In a single window of the Octopus sinensis linkage group LG1, ASM634580v1, whole genome shotgun sequence genome:
- the LOC115222907 gene encoding interleukin 17-like protein isoform X3 translates to MLYKVFIPYLNCIFSAIMFVSSASFRRQCRKPVNLEARHKIHSRLHNKFIFTANIASLATTQLPLLNLDKFCPKSIAYTRAPRGRSTCPWYLKVIYDKNVYPPLRTEAVCRCKHCLGTDNNYRCVTVYAEMPVLHRTGECIKGFYVYKPSKINVATACVCARIIDHVIINNIDYES, encoded by the exons ATGCTGTATAAA GTCTTTATTCCGTATTTGAACTGCATCTTCAGCGCCATCATGTTTGTATCTTCGGCATCATTTCGGAGACAATGTAGAAAACCAGTGAACTTGGAAGCCCGTCATAAGATCCATTCCAGGTTAcacaataaatttattttcacgGCTAATATAGCTTCACTTGCAACAACACAGTTACCACTGCTGAACTTGGATAAATTTTGCCCAAAATCTATTGCTTATACCAGAGCTCCCCGCGGGCGTTCCACGTGTCCTTGGTACCTGAAAGTTATCTATGACAAAAACGTTTACCCTCCACTACGTACTGAAGCTGTGTGTCGCTGTAAACATTGTCTCGGCACTGACAACAACTACCGCTGTGTGACAGTATATGCTGAAATGCCTGTTCTTCATCGTACAGGAGAATGTATTAAGGGGTTCTATGTATATAAGCCTAGTAAAATTAATGTCGCCACAGCCTGTGTATGTGCGCGGATTATCGATcatgtaattataaataatatagattatGAGTCGTAA
- the LOC118764297 gene encoding interleukin 17-like protein, producing the protein MNYKVFIQYLGCFYSIIMCVSSASHRTHCKTPTNLKARHKNLSRFRNKFIYTDKIAPLTTTPHPKLDTTCPTSYVNSSVLRKRSTCPWYLKSIYNKRVYPPLRTEVVCRCKDCLDTDKNYQCVTVSTKTVILKRTRKCFNGFYIYKPSKIMIPVACVCVRKIDRISRKSKD; encoded by the exons ATGAATTACAAA GTATTTATTCAATATTTGGGCTGCTTCTACAGTATCATCATGTGTGTATCTTCGGCGTCACATCGGACACACTGTAAAACACCAACCAACTTGAAAGCCCGTCATAAGAATCTTTCCAGATTTCGCAATAAGTTTATTTACACAGATAAAATAGCTCCACTCACAACAACACCACATCCTAAGTTGGATACGACTTGCCCTACATCTTATGTTAATTCCAGTGTTCTCCGCAAGCGTTCCACGTGTCCTTGGTACCTGAAATCTATCTATAACAAAAGAGTTTATCCTCCACTACGAACTGAAGTCGTGTGTCGTTGTAAAGATTGTCTAGACACTGACAAAAACTACCAATGTGTGACAGTATCTACTAAAACAGTGATACTTAAACGAACTCGAAAATGTTTTAACGGTTTCTACATATATAAGCCGAGTAAAATTATGATCCCGGttgcctgtgtatgtgtacggAAAATCGATCGTATATCGAGGAAAAGTAAAGACTAA